The Nicotiana tomentosiformis chromosome 2, ASM39032v3, whole genome shotgun sequence genome includes the window TTAAGAGGTTTCCAATCAACAATAGCTTGAATCTTACTAGGATCAACCTTCACACCTTCAGCTAATACAATATGCCCGAAAAATGCCACTTCACTCTGCCAAAATTCATATTTGGAAAGCTTCGCGTAGAGTTGTCTCTATTTCAGAATTTGCATGACAATCTGGAGATGCTTATCATGATCTTCACTGTTCTTGGAATATactaaaatgtcatcaataaacaccacCACAAATTGATCAAGATAAGGCTTTAATACACGGTTCATTAGATCCATAAATGCAGCAGGAGCAAttgtcaaaccaaatggcattaccaaaaattcataatGTCCATACCTGGTCCTAAAAGCAGTTTTAGGAACATCTTGCTCCCTCATGCGCAATTGATAATATCCAGACCTCAAGTTAGTTTTCGAGAACAAGCTGGCACCCTTcagttggtcaaacaagtcatcgattctAGGCAgtagatatttgttcttgattgttaccttgttcaactgctggtAATCAATGCAAAGCCTAAGagtgccatctttctttttcacaaataaaacaGGAGCTCCCCAAGGCGAAATACTGGGACAGATAAAACCTTTCTCAAGAAGTTCTTGCAATTGatccttcaactcttttaattCAGCTGGAGCCATTTTATAAGGAGCGATAGAAATATGAGTAGTTCCAAAGACAAGCTCTATATGAAATTCAATCTCCCTTTCTGGAGGCAACCCAAGAAGATCATCAGGAAATATAGCAGGAAAGTCGCACACGGTTAGTATGTCCTTAAGACTTGGACTCCCTAATCGTGTATCGACTATATGAGCAAGATAGGCATCACAACCTTGATAAATCATCTTCCTTGCCAAGACCGCATAAATAATATTAGTTGTCAATGATATTTCTCCTTGAACTACTATGTGCGAGTATGCAGGAGTTCTAAAAGTTACTTGCTTCAACCTACAATCAATCAATGCATGGTGCCTATGGAGCCATTCCATGCCAACAATAACATCATAGTCTTGGAAGGGCATTTCAAGCAAGTCTGCAGGAAAGACCAAATTTTGAATCATGAATGGACAATCTCGGTAAATCCTGTTAACAACAGCCTGATGACCTAATGGACTCGTGACCAGAACATAAAAGTCAAGTATTGCAAATTTAACAGTATCGGGAAATGCAAGTGATGAGAAAACATAAGAGTGCGAAGATCTAGGATCAAATAATGTAACAACAGATATAcccaataagtaaaatttacCAACAACCACGTCCGGGCTATCTTGGTCATTCTTCTGTCTCATAGCATAGACTCGTGCAGTAGATCTCGACCCACTAGCCTGATTAGCTCCACCCGAACCCGTCTCTTGTATATTTCTAGGTCTTGCACCGCTATTAGCTTGAGAATGAGTAGTGATAGGCTTTTGAAATGAGCCCTCTGTATGCGTATAAGAAAGAGGATTAGGATTAGGACAATCCTTCACTTTATGATCCATACTTCCACAATTAAACCAAGTACCAGAAGCTCTTCTGCATACACCATAGTGATTATTTTCGCACTGTGCACAAGTAGGTGTATAAGTTTTGCCTTGGCCATAACTTGGAGTACTAGCAGTAGAGAAATTTGGCTTATTCTGCTTATGATATGATGACTTCTGTGCACTTTCAGTCTTGGAATATTCAAACTTTCCCTTCTTGGATGGACCGCCATAATCTGAATTACCCTTCCTAGACTTGTTTTCTCTCCTACTAGCTTCTTCCTTGTCAATTctttcccaagtaagagcagctgAAATTAGCTTGGAAAAATCCTCAAGTTGCAAGATTGCCACAGTTTTTCGAATGTAACCATACAAACCTTCTTCAAATCTAGTGATGGCTGAGTTCCAATAGGAGTACTATAACCCATTGCTCTTGGATTATTGTCCACTTCATTTTCACTAACTCGATGATGATTTAGGTTAGGCAAGGGTACCTCATCTCTTTCTTGGAGTTGAGGTGGAGCATTATAATGGGCCTGACTTTCATCAACGGATTCAAAAGCTCTATTCGAAAAAGAGGCCATATTAAATTCCTATAAAAGATAAGATCACACTGCATTAGGGACATGTACATGATGCATATGCACAAGTAATACATCAAATTATATTAAACAAGTATGCAAAAAATTATAATCTCCAagtcatttaaaaaaaaagaaaaaaaacaaaaatattaggTACGATCACAACAAAAATCCTAGAATAacaaacctaggctctgataccaaaactTGTAGCAACTCCTTCGGGAGTGTGTTACTTAAgaaacaaatctaatttactacttacaacattaagaagatattaattaaaaaatattcagAATAATTTAGTAGCGAAAATAGGCCCATGCAATGAGGTCCAAAGTGCAATGTTTTTATTTTCGAAAATACtcttcataatttttttttatttttaaaaaataaaatacaatgtcaaaatttcaacataaggtgatattacccttcttgaataatcaacacgttaaagtaacttcctaacaaaattatactttcATTCGACATCACTGCAGGTTTGTATTGTACATAAATTTCAAACTATCGggtataaaaagaaaaattagttTTCTCCTCTGTACATATATATAAGACAAAGTGTAAATTTAAcatattacaagacttgagttattaacacaccttaaaacaataaaataagttaccaaattcaagttacaagattttggtcttaatatccaagcctccaaataacatacataagtgtgacatatatatcatgtacaagtcccaaaactatacaaaaccatgatgcatatgcaaatgtgatctccataaGTGCTCCCAAAAAGACTACTTCATAAGGCCGTCTTCAAATTCCATCCCGtacattacctacgatagaaaacaactatcgctaagcataaagTTTAGTGGCATATAAACTTTGGGGGCTTAGAGCCATTAACTTCTCCAATTCTCATTTTTagtcataggtagctcaaatgaaatataatttaaaacaagtgaacaaatatatcaaaagtatcaaatatcaacccttgAAGTATTTCCAATTATCAATAACTATGTTCAAGATTCAAGAGTTGAGAAAGcgtatactatcaatccaagaaagtttgtcaaatatttatttttcgcccaatatgtacgtcatgccatcacactaagcaAAATCAGATATCAAGACGGACCGAAGCCCAAAATAAAGTAGAATCAAAACccaatagtcaagagaatcaagaactatattaaaaatggcttcctagttcgtacttaacacggacaagttccataatttaagatgaactacaaatccaaagtcaagatggcaaaagatccaaatcaagaggcatgccaagacgagtgacaaagtcactgccacaagaaggacaaagtctcaacaagaatgcaaaatgatcaaacaaTCCGTACGAGTGGGTGATTTAATAAATATCTTgcaatacttgatataacacgaatacaatactattaattgaagagaaaaaaaataaaatatcaagttatttcaaaatattccaacaagtaaaagagtacaaagtttatacacaaaccttggtgttttatcacaaaatagttcaaccacaacttgaggacGTTCGAATCGTCTACGCCCTAGACAAACCAAATCCGTCCACTTCCTCAAATACTTTCCCTTAGCTTTTACAAggatatatataccttaaatacataataaaatatctatataagttcagtgatttaacatgttaaactaaacatgatattggtAAACATTACCCAAAATTTTTGAAACATAAATTATAGACAGTATCACTGCCTCGTGTTGTGACtcagatttgaagatgaaaaatGACAAACTAGACTGTGTGGTCTTCTTTACAGTTGTAGATATGTGTCTTAGAGTTTCAGAACATTTTGCATAACCCCCATatcaattttgtacaaaaggttatgctaAACTTACTAACAGTAGTACAGGGAGGGTTTGTAAAACAGAAAATCTGGGCAGTACCCTCCCTATACTTCATCACCTATTTCTGGGTAAATAAAAGACAAACTAGATTTTGGTTCCTTCATAAGAGTTATAGATCTATGAAATATCTTTCCAGAAAGTCTTATATCACTTAAAACAGAGCTTTATACAAAAAGATATGAAGAAAACACTAATAGCTGTCTAGTGTAAAAAcgggtttagtaacttaccacaaaagagatgagcaacttgagcttcaccaagaaTGAATTTTGCTGGTTGGTTTAGTGAAAATTTATGGTAGTTTTCATTAAGTTTTCAGGTGATAAGAAGTAGAGAGGGTAGgggtatttttctttttcttgaaagaATGATAATGGGGAGTTTATGGAAGACTAAGTCAATCAAGGTTGTCTTTAAGAATTTAGGATAAATATGAAATATAAATGGCTGCCCAACTACTAAATATCCTTAGATAAATACAAAAGAATGGCAACCAAAAAACTTAATTATAATGTATTTAACAATaattcatcaaaacaatattaagTGTTACGCATAGCAACACCATGTAACTTCTTTGTTAGTATTAACACAACCTAGAGTAAGGAATATTCATGTATTGTAAATTTCACGTTTAGGAAGTGCGAAGTAAATTTTTTTTctcattataaagatgctcaatcgaaaatacaaatattagtaaaaatttggggtgtTACAAATACAAAAGGATATAaatagtttggtttggttttaacaaaaatcgaaccaacccggtccatgtacacccctaatattAATATACTAATacattttttatcatttaaacACATATTGCATTTAGTTTTACCTCTGTtgctattttttaataatttgtaTATGTTTTATATTGATTAACGTGATACACGCGCGCAACGTACGTACACTATAACTAGTATTATTAAACAATACAAGAAGCTTATGTGTTCAACTAGAGTAGGGATGGCCTATGCTGAGCATGGGCCCAACATTTTATTacaacaataatttccttgattgtATTACTCCAATTATTTTGCAaagattttttaattaatttaaataatatatttaaatatgGATATTTCATATACATCTTTATTCAATAAAAACTATTGCATTTTCGAGTTAATCATTTGATTTTAAACATATTTTGTTGGGATTAAACATCAATGAAGAATGAATAAAAGGTGAGCAATATTTCATCAACTTACTTTTCTTTGTGTTTGTGCGTTGTTATTTCCTCATATTCTATTTTTGGTTGAACAAAATTCACAGGCAACACATTTTGGTAGTTTCTTAGCGcgtatatttaagaaaaaaaatataatttatttaaacTTCGTCAAGTTGTGAATAATCAAAGAGTTTGCATTTTTCTTCATTGATAGTTCATTTGTTGATAATATTAAATAAGATGAGATGTCTTACATGTGTTACATTAGAAGTGAACCTCGAAATATAGAAACAACTATTTCTAATGGAGATACCAATTCTCTGCTCTTTCTTTTATAGACTTTTCTCATTAAGTGCTTAAATTAAAGACAAATGTTTGAGCAATTGTACCTTGAAATGTTTACTTGACATTCAAAATAGTCATGAAAATTCAAATGATAAAGTTATTACAGTTTGAACAGTAATATCATGAGTTTTAATTTGAGTCTGTGTTTTTTCCTGATCAGATTACTCTTTTCTtgttatatatacaaaaaaaaaaaatttattattaatattttgaattataataaaaaattacttAATATTTTGGTTTGAAATGGCACAATAATATTAAGGATTAgcattttataaaaaaaattgtattTTGCTCGATTATAGTAGTTAATATTATGCTtggttttgtttttaatattaaaTAGAATATTAAGGCAAAAAATATTCTTCAATCGCCTAACATGGATGGCATATCAATGCCCACCTCAAATTTTCTATAACACatcattaaaattttaattatttatattatttaaaaaatttaaccTGTCTTTTTCTATTTTCTATTTCATTATCCTACGAAACACttcctcctccccccccccccccccatcttTATTCTCGACCATTCACCTCACCTTTACCACCACCTTCAAACAACCTACAAATGATAATATTCAAATAGTACTTATCTGTTTCACCTGTTCCAATTTGATTCTATATGTTCGCTCTTTATTAATTTATTTGAACCtttttttagtctgttccaatatttttttttaaacttagaaataatttaacttaaacttagtATTTTGCCcttaatgataaaaatattgtGACATGTTTACCACCAtggatttcaaaaattttatagccacacaagttattaaatatttaaaaccaCCGGTTTAAAAGTCTTCATTTCTTACAAATTTTGCAAATCAAACTAattatatttaataaaaaatttatataatataattaatttatgtACTTTTTCTTCTAAATATTATTGGGAACGTAATAAAAGTCAAGTTGTCATCGTATGAAAATAGAAGCGCCCATTAAAAGCATTATCATAAATAACCCTTGATATTATTGCGTTCTTAGCCCTTGCtactaattttatttttttaatcttaaatctaaaacactcccaaaactttAGTAATTAATGGTGGTTTCTACGGCTGTTGCTGGGAAATGCAACACAATTTTTTGAAGAGAGCAGAAAACGACTTCTTAATTTATAAAAAATTAAGCAAGTTCAATTTGAAATTCTTTTTCGGAAAGTTGACCCAGGGATTAGTCTATAATTCTCATCAATTATCAAAGTTTATTAGTTTGGCACttttttgttgttgctattttagTTTATTTGTTCATAACATATTAGATAAATTAAGAGGGAGAGACAGTAAAAAAACTATTTGAAAGCAAAAAATTAAATGGAAACTATTTATGCCAGTTTAATAATTCTAAAACCCATGCAATTGGTCTCATTTAACTCtcaaaaaaaagaaattttaaaaaatgtagTAATAGAGAAATAACTTAACATGGGAAAATGAAAGAACATAAATCAAACGTTTGCAGGCCACGTGGTGGACTCTTACTTCACATCACATGCAAGGCAAAAGGTGATAGGATGACATTTTGTACACTTTTAAGGGCATGCGAAGTTGCCTTAATTACCAAAATGTAGGATGGCAACTCGAGTAATAATAGACCAAATCAGGGTTGAAGTTTGAGAGAGCATCTGTCCTTTTCAAGCCACAGAAGCACACAgcattaaaattttcaaagtaccCCTCTCCTTACCCAAAACATAACCGGATGCACCTCAATTTATATTATAGGACAAACAAAAGAATAAAGTGAGATATCATGGTTTTTTTTTGTCAATTCACATTGAACAGAAGCTCCTCTCCTTCTCCCTTATTTTTAGTAATAAagtaataataaagtaaaatGCAAGGAAATTGCTAATAATTGATATAtcttattatgtgttatgaaaataattatattgtggatatccatttattactccgctatagataatcttcctgaaaaagattatccatttagtactctgttgaagtttatctacaagcagctgatgcaggcaggttgcaagcagttcaatgaaatgatttgcatcagcttcttattaaacaagcatgttgcaagcagctcatgcagacagcttacaagcagctaaagaaaagccttgcagctacttcctgaaaagcctcgcagctgcttcctttcttctataaatagaaaagttttcagttcattatgtacataagtttgaagtttgaataatatatcagtttctctctatacttgtctttactttacaatttttattttataacttatcAACACGAGACTCTGCTATCTCGAGCAactactttgaaagtatcacatGTACAAACTTTctttttttctaaataatgtcaaatctttctaaacttgaatttgtagccttGGAtgtatcgggcaaaagctacatatcttgggtgcttgatgctgaaattcatcttgatgcgatgggtctggcagacaccatcaaggacaaaaaccaggcatcaaaccaagaccgtgccaaagcaataatattcctacgccatcaccttgatgagggccttaaaatggaatatcttcctgttaaagatccagtcatactgtgtgATAATtgaaaagatagatatgaccgcctgaagatggtcgttcttccacaggcacgttatgattggactcatctaaggctacaagattttaaatctatcagtgagtataattctgctatgttcagaattatttcccaattgaaac containing:
- the LOC138905310 gene encoding uncharacterized protein, producing the protein MASFSNRAFESVDESQAHYNAPPQLQERDEVPLPNLNHHRVSENEVDNNPRAMGYSTPIGTQPSLDLKKLISAALTWERIDKEEASRRENKSRKGNSDYGGPSKKGKFEYSKTESAQKSSYHKQNKPNFSTASTPSYGQGKTYTPTCAQCENNHYGVCRRASGTWFNCGSMDHKVKDCPNPNPLSYTHTEGSFQKPITTHSQANSGARPRNIQETGSGGANQASGSRSTARVYAMRQKNDQDSPDVVVGKFYLLGISVVTLFDPRSSHSYVFSSLAFPDTVKFAILDFYVLVTSPLGHQAVVNRIYRDCPFMIQNLVFPADLLEMPFQDYDVIVGMEWLHRHHALIDCRLKQVTFRTPAYSHIVVQGEISLTTNIIYAVLARKMIYQGCDAYLAHIVDTRLGSPSLKDILTVCDFPAIFPDDLLGLPPEREIEFHIELVFGTTHISIAPYKMAPAELKELKDQLQELLEKGFICPSISPWGAPVLFVKKKDGTLRLCIDYQQLNKVTIKNKYLLPRIDDLFDQLKGASLFSKTNLRSGYYQLRMREQDVPKTAFRTRYGHYEFLVMPFGLTIAPAAFMDLMNRVLKPYLDQFVVVFIDDILVYSKNSEDHDKHLQIVMQILK